A single Hippocampus zosterae strain Florida chromosome 19, ASM2543408v3, whole genome shotgun sequence DNA region contains:
- the LOC127592256 gene encoding cytochrome c oxidase subunit 7A2, mitochondrial-like: MNRGVFALQQVARRTFCGSARRPVENQVPKNQKLFQEDNGIPVHLKGGTTDALLYRATMTLTVLGAAYVVYELLKAASPQKKA; the protein is encoded by the exons ATGAATCGCGGCGTTTTT GcgctccagcaggtggcgcggCGGACCTTTTGCGGCTCCGCTCGGAGACCGGTGGAGAACCAAGTCCCCAAGAACCAGAAGCTCTTCCAG GAGGACAACGGCATCCCCGTGCATCTGAAAGGCGGCACCACCGACGCTCTGCTCTACCGAGCCACCATGACGCTCACCGTGCTGG GTGCGGCCTACGTGGTGTACGAGCTGCTAAAGGCGGCCAGCCCCCAGAAGAAAGCGTGA
- the myh6 gene encoding myosin-6 — MSDVAMGEFGKAAPYLRKSEKERLEAQTRPFDIKTECFVVDDKVEYMKGQIQSKEGGVVKVKKEDGTTVSAKEADVHPQNPPKFDKIEDMAMFTFLHEPAVLFNLKERYAAWMIYTYSGLFCVTVNPYKWLPVYDAEVVAAYRGKKRTEAPPHIFSISDNAYQYMLTDRENQSVLITGESGAGKTVNTKRVIQYFASIAAVGGGGKKDPSKGTLEDQIIQANPALEAFGNAKTLRNDNSSRFGKFIRIHFGNSGKLSSADIETYLLEKSRVTFQLKAERNYHIFYQILSNQKPELLDMLLITNNPYDYSYISQGEVTVASINDSEELMATDSAFDVLGFTAEEKMGVYKLTGAIMHYGNLKFKQKQREEQAEPDGTEAADKSAYLMGLNSADLIKGLCHPRVKVGNEFVTKGQSVDQVYYAVGALAKSVYEKMFNWMVVRINQSLDTKQHRQYFIGVLDIAGFEIFDFNTFEQLCINFTNEKLQQFFNHHMFVLEQEEYKKEGIDWEFIDFGMDLQACIDLIEKPLGIMSILEEECMFPKASDQTFKSKLYDNHLGKNKMFEKPRAAKGKAEAHFALVHYAGTVDYNITNWLVKNKDPLNETVVGLYQKSSLKLLSLLFSSYSGTADGGDKGGKGAKKKGSSFQTVSALHRENLNKLMTNLKTTHPHFVRCLIPNERKTPGVMDNCLVMHQLRCNGVLEGIRICRKGFPNRVLYGDFKQRYRILNASAIPEGQFMDCKKSAEKLLSSLEIDHTQYKFGHTKVFFKAGLLGTLEEMRDEQLSRIITRIQANARALLMRAQFAKLVERRDALMVIQWNLRSFLSVKNWPWMKLFFKIKPLLKSAESEKEMANMKDEFNKLKEALEKSEIRRKELEEKIVTLLQEKNDLTLQIQSEQDTLTDAEERCEQLIKSKIQLEAKLKEANERLEDEEELNADIAAKKRKLEDECSELKKDIDNLELTLAKVEKEKHATENKVRNLSEEMASQDESILKLTKEKKALQEAHQQVLDDLQSEEDKANALTKSRAKLEQQVDDLEGSLEQEKKMRMELERSKRKLEGDVKLAQENLMDLENDKQQLEEKLKKKDFESAQITSRLEDEQVASGQLQKKLKENQARIEELEEELDAERAARAKVEKQRSDLSRELEDISERLEEAGGASSAQVELNKRRDAEFQKLRRELEESTLQHEATAAALRKKHADSVAELGEQIDNLQRVKQKLEKEKSELKLELDDFASSMESMARNKSNVEKMCRTMEDTTTEYKSKYEEAQRSVNDLTTQRAKLLAENGEFGRQLEEKDCLISQLTRGKNSYNQQLEDLRRQLEEEVKAKNALAHAVQSARHDCDLLREQFEEEQEAKAELQRALSKSNNEVSAWRNKYETDAIQKTEELEEAKKKLVQRLQEAEEAIEAANAKCSSLEKTKHRLQNEIEDLMLDLERSNAASAGLDKKQRAFDKVLAEWKQKFEESQCELEASQKEARTLSTELFKLKNAYEECLDHLETTRRENKNLQEEISDLNDQLGEGGRSACELEKMRKQLEQDKAELQGALEEAEGSLEHEESKILRAQLEFNQAKADMERKMAEKDEEMEQAKRNYQRAVDSLQSSLESETRSRNEALRVRKKMEGDLNEMEIQLSQANRQALDAQKQLKSLQVFLKDTQLTLDDVQRGNDDLRENIAVLERRNNLIQAELEEVRAALEQTDRSRKLAEQELTDSTERMQLLHSQNTSLINQKKKHEADLLHLQNEMEEAVQENRNAEEKAKKAITDAAMMAEELKKEQDTSAHLERMKKNMEQTIKDLQHRLDEAEQIAMKGGKKQLQKLEVRIKDLENELEAEQRRGSESVKGVRKYERRIKELTYQTEEDRKNVARLQDLVDKLQVKVKSYKRAAEEAEEAANGNMAKVRKLQHELEEAQERADVAETQVNKLRAKTRDGGTKKNLDD; from the coding sequence ATGTCCGACGTAGCGATGGGCGAGTTCGGCAAGGCGGCTCCGTACCTCAGGAAGTCGGAGAAAGAGCGTCTGGAAGCTCAGACCAGACCGTTTGACATCAAGACGGAATGTTTTGTGGTGGACGACAAGGTCgagtacatgaagggacaaaTCCAGAGCAAAGAGGGCGGCGTGGTCAAGGTGAAGAAGGAGGACGGGACCACGGTGAGCGCGAAGGAGGCCGACGTCCACCCGCAGAATCCTCCCAAATTTGACAAGATCGAAGACATGGCGATGTTCACGTTCCTCCACGAGCCGGCGGTGCTGTTCAACCTGAAGGAGCGCTACGCCGCCTGGATGATCTACACCTACTCCGGCCTCTTCTGCGTCACCGTCAACCCATACAAGTGGCTTCCCGTCTACGATGCCGAGGTGGTGGCGGCCTACAGGGGAAAGAAGAGGACTGAAGCTCCTCCTCATATCTTCTCCATTTCCGACAACGCTTACCAGTACATGCTGACGGATCGGGAAAACCAGTCGGTCCTCATCACCGGAGAATCCGGCGCCGGCAAGACCGTCAACACCAAGAGGGTTATCCAGTACTTTGCCAGCATTGCAGCGGTCGGCGGCGGGGGCAAAAAGGACCCCAGCAAGGGGACGCTGGAGGATCAGATCATCCAGGCTAATCCAGCTCTGGAAGCCTTTGGCAACGCCAAAACCCTGAGGAACGACAACTCGTCTCGCTTTGGGAAGTTCATCAGGATCCACTTTGGGAACAGCGGGAAGCTGTCGTCCGCCGACATCGAGACGTACCTCCTGGAGAAGTCCCGCGTTACCTTTCAGCTCAAAGCCGAAAGGAACTACCACATCTTCTACCAGATTCTGTCCAATCAGAAGCCAGAGCTGCTCGACATGCTGCTGATCACCAACAACCCATACGACTACTCTTACATCTCCCAGGGAGAAGTCACGGTGGCCTCCATCAACGACTCGGAGGAGCTGATGGCCACAGACAGCGCTTTCGACGTGCTGGGCTTCACCGCCGAGGAGAAGATGGGCGTCTACAAGCTGACGGGCGCCATCATGCACTATGGGAACCTGAAGTTCAAGCAGAAGCAGCGGGAGGAGCAGGCCGAGCCCGACGGCACCGAGGCGGCGGACAAGTCTGCTTACCTGATGGGTCTCAACTCCGCCGACCTCATCAAAGGGTTGTGCCACCCCAGAGTCAAGGTAGGAAACGAGTTTGTGACCAAAGGCCAGAGCGTGGACCAGGTCTACTACGCCGTCGGTGCCTTGGCCAAGTCTGTGTATGAGAAGATGTTCAACTGGATGGTGGTCAGGATCAACCAGTCCCTGGACACCAAGCAGCATCGGCAGTACTTCATAGGCGTGCTGGACATCGCTGGCTTTGAGATCTTTGATTTCAACACCTTTGAGCAATTGTGCATCAACTTCACCAACGAGAAACTGCAACAGTTTTTCAACCACCACATGTTTGTCCTGGAGCAAGAAGAGTACAAGAAGGAGGGGATCGACTGGGAGTTCATCGACTTTGGCATGGACCTGCAGGCTTGCATCGATCTCATCGAGAAGCCGCTGGGGATCATGTCCATTCTGGAGGAAGAATGCATGTTCCCCAAAGCCAGCGACCAGACCTTCAAGTCCAAGCTCTACGACAATCACCTCGGCAAGAACAAAATGTTTGAGAAGCCCCGGGCTGCCAAGGGAAAAGCGGAGGCCCATTTTGCCCTTGTCCATTATGCCGGCACCGTGGACTACAACATTACAAATTGGCTGGTGAAAAACAAAGATCCCCTCAACGAAACAGTCGTCGGTCTCTACCAGAAGTCCTCGCTTAAGCTCCTTAGTCTGTTATTTTCCAGTTACTCGGGCACCGCCGACGGTGGCGACAAAGGCGGCAAAGGAGCCAAGAAGAAGGGCTCGTCCTTCCAGACGGTGTCGGCCCTTCACAGAGAGAACCTCAACAAGCTGATGACCAACCTGAAGACGACCCATCCCCACTTTGTACGCTGCCTGATTCCAAACGAACGGAAGACTCCCGGAGTCATGGACAACTGTCTGGTCATGCACCAGCTCCGTTGCAACGGCGTTCTGGAAGGCATTCGAATTTGCAGGAAGGGCTTTCCAAACCGCGTCCTTTACGGAGACTTCAAACAGAGGTACCGCATTCTCAATGCCTCCGCCATCCCCGAGGGTCAGTTTATGGACTGCAAGAAGAGTGCTGAGAAGCTGCTCTCGTCGCTGGAGATCGACCACACGCAGTACAAGTTTGGCCACACCAAAGTCTTTTTTAAAGCCGGCCTACTCGGCACCCTGGAGGAGATGCGAGATGAACAGCTCTCGCGAATCATCACCAGAATCCAGGCCAACGCTCGCGCGCTACTCATGAGGGCCCAGTTTGCTAAGTTGGTCGAGCGCAGAGATGCCCTCATGGTCATCCAGTGGAACCTCCGTTCTTTTCTTAGCGTAAAGAACTGGCCGTGGATGAAACTCTTCTTTAAGATCAAGCCCCTGCTGAAGAGTGCGGAATCCGAGAAGGAGATGGCCAACATGAAGGACGAGTTCAACAAGCTGAAAGAAGCCCTCGAGAAGTCAGAAATCCGTCGGAAGGAACTGGAGGAGAAGATAGTGACTCTCCTCCAGGAGAAGAACGATTTGACTCTGCAAATTCAGTCAGAGCAAGACACGCTCACGGATGCCGAAGAACGATGCGAGCAGCTCATCAAGAGTAAGATACAACTGGAGGCAAAGCTCAAGGAGGCCAACGAGAGACTCGAGGACGAAGAAGAACTGAATGCGGACATCGCGGCCAAGAAACGGAAGTTGGAAGATGAGTGCTCCGAGTTAAAAAAAGATATCGATAACCTTGAGCTGACTCTGGCCAAAGTTGAGAAAGAGAAACATGCCACGGAGAATAAGGTGAGGAACCTGAGTGAGGAGATGGCATCCCAGGACGAAAGCATCCTGAAGCTGACCAAAGAGAAGAAAGCGCTGCAGGAGGCTCACCAGCAGGTCCTGGATGATCTTCAGAGCGAGGAGGACAAAGCCAACGCCCTGACTAAATCCAGAGCGAAGCTGGAGCAGCAGGTGGATGACCTGGAGGGCTCCTTGGAACAGGAGAAGAAGATGCGGATGGAGCTGGAGCGCTCCAAGAGGAAGCTCGAGGGGGATGTGAAGCTAGCCCAAGAGAACTTGATGGATTTGGAAAATGACAAGCAGCAACTGGAGGAGAAACTCAAGAAAAAAGACTTTGAGTCGGCCCAGATCACTTCGAGGCTGGAGGACGAGCAGGTCGCTTCGGGACAGCTCCAGAAGAAGCTGAAGGAAAACCAGGCCAGGATCGAGGAGttggaggaggagctggacgCCGAGCGAGCGGCACGGGCCAAGGTGGAGAAGCAGCGCTCCGACCTTTCCCGGGAGCTGGAGGACATCAGTGAGCGTCTGGAGGAGGCGGGCGGAGCCTCGTCGGCACAGGTGGAGCTAAACAAGAGAAGAGACGCCGAATTCCAGAAGCTGCGCCGAGAGCTGGAGGAGTCCACCCTCCAACACGAGGCCACCGCTGCCGCGCTACGGAAAAAGCATGCCGACAGCGTGGCCGAACTGGGCGAGCAAATTGACAACCTCCAGCGGGTCAAGCAGAAACTGGAGAAGGAAAAAAGTGAGCTGAAGCTCGAGCTGGACGACTTCGCTTCGAGCATGGAGAGCATGGCCAGGAACAAGTCCAACGTTGAAAAGATGTGCCGAACGATGGAGGACACCACGACAGAGTACAAGAGCAAATACGAGGAGGCTCAACGATCCGTCAATGACTTGACCACCCAGAGGGCCAAGCTGCTCGCTGAGAACGGCGAGTTCGGACGGCAGCTGGAGGAGAAGGATTGCTTGATCTCACAGCTCACCAGAGGGAAGAATTCGTACAACCAGCAGCTAGAAGACCTTCGCAGACAACTGGAAGAGGAAGTCAAGGCCAAGAACGCACTGGCGCACGCCGTGCAGTCGGCCCGCCACGACTGCGACCTGCTGCGAGAACAGTTCGAAGAGGAACAGGAAGCCAAGGCTGAGCTGCAGAGGGCCCTGTCCAAATCCAACAACGAAGTCTCGGCGTGGAGGAACAAGTACGAAACCGACGCCATCCAGAAAACCGAGGAGCTGGAGGAAGCAAAAAAGAAGCTGGTTCAGAGACTGCAGGAGGCTGAGGAGGCCATTGAAGCGGCCAATGCCAAATGTTCGTCGCTCGAGAAGACCAAGCACCGGCTCCAAAATGAGATTGAGGACCTGATGCTGGACCTGGAGAGGTCCAACGCAGCTTCCGCGGGGCTGGATAAAAAACAACGCGCTTTTGACAAAGTCCTGGCAGAGTGGAAGCAGAAGTTCGAGGAGTCCCAATGTGAGCTGGAAGCCTCCCAGAAGGAGGCCCGAACTCTCAGCACCGAACTCTTTAAACTGAAAAATGCCTACGAGGAGTGCCTGGATCACCTGGAAACCACGAGGAGAGAGAACAAGAACCTGCAAGAGGAGATCTCGGACCTGAATGACCAGCTCGGGGAGGGTGGCAGAAGTGCTTGTGAACTTGAGAAGATGAGGAAACAGCTCGAGCAAGATAAGGCGGAGTTACAGGGAGCTCTCGAGGAAGCCGAAGGCTCACTGGAGCACGAAGAGAGCAAAATCCTACGAGCCCAACTGGAGTTCAACCAAGCAAAGGCTGACATGGAGCGGAAAATGGCCGAGAAGGACGAGGAAATGGAGCAGGCCAAGAGAAACTACCAACGCGCCGTGGACTCGCTCCAGTCCTCCCTGGAGTCTGAGACCAGGAGCCGCAATGAAGCGCTGAGAGTGAGGAAGAAGATGGAGGGTGACCTCAACGAGATGGAGATCCAGCTCAGCCAAGCAAACCGGCAAGCGCTCGACGCCCAGAAACAACTCAAAAGCCTCCAGGTTTTCCTGAAGGACACCCAGTTGACACTGGATGACGTGCAGCGCGGGAACGATGACCTGCGGGAGAACATCGCCGTCCTGGAACGTCGAAACAATTTGATCCAGGCTGAGCTGGAAGAGGTCAGGGCCGCGCTGGAGCAAACAGACAGAAGCCGCAAGCTGGCCGAGCAGGAACTGACCGACTCCACGGAGCGCATGCAGCTCCTGCACTCTCAGAACACCAGCCTGATCAACCAGAAGAAGAAGCACGAGGCGGACCTCCTCCACCTCCAAAATGAAATGGAGGAGGCGGTCCAGGAGAATCGCAACGCCGAGGAAAAGGCAAAGAAGGCCATCACTGATGCCGCCATGATGGCTGAAgagctgaagaaggagcaggACACCAGCGCGCATCTGGAGCGCATGAAGAAGAACATGGAACAGACCATCAAAGACCTCCAGCACCGCCTGGACGAGGCCGAGCAGATCGCCATGAAAGGTGGCAAAAAACAACTCCAGAAACTGGAAGTTCGCATCAAAGACTTGGAGAACGAGTTGGAGGCGGAGCAGCGTCGAGGAAGTGAGTCCGTCAAAGGCGTCCGCAAGTACGAACGCCGCATCAAAGAACTCACCTATCAGACCGAGGAAGACCGCAAGAACGTGGCTCGACTCCAGGACTTGGTGGACAAGCTGCAGGTGAAAGTCAAATCCTACAAACGCGCCgcagaggaggcggaggaggcggcCAACGGCAACATGGCCAAAGTGCGCAAGCTGCAACACGAGCTGGAAGAAGCGCAGGAGAGAGCCGACGTGGCAGAGACCCAAGTCAACAAGCTGAGGGCCAAAACCAGAGACGGGGGCACCAAGAAGAACCTGGATGACTGA